CTGCCGAAGCCCTTCGACCTGCCGGACCTGATGACGCGGGCCGGACAGGCGCTGTCGCGGCGGGTGCGCAGGTCGGACCCGGCGCCGGCGGCGGCCGTGCCGGAAAGCGCGGCCGACCCGACCCTGCCGCTGATCGGCCATGCGCCGGCGATGCAGAACCTGTTCCGCATGGTGGCGCGGGTGCTGAACGCCGACCTGCCGGTGATGATCGCGGGCGAGGCCGGGGTGGGCAAGACCGTGGTCGCGCGCTCGTTCCACGACCTGTCGGACCGGCGCGAGGCGGGCTTTGTCGTGCTGACCTCGGCCGACCTTTCCGAAGAGGCGATCCACCGCGCCGGCGACCGCGCCCAGGGCGGCACGCTGCTGATCGAGGATCCGGCCGGCTTCGACAGCGCCGCGCAGGCCCGGCTGATCGGCATGATCGAGGCCTGGGAAGTCGGTCCCGGCCGCAACCAGATGCCGCGCCTGGTCTCGACCACCGGGCCCGACCCGCAGGCCGATGTCGCGGCCGGCCGGTTGCGCGCCGACCTGTATTACCGGCTGGCCGGGGTGACGATCACCGTGCCGCCGCTGCGGGCGCGGGTGGACGACATCCCTCCGCTGGCGCGTCACCTGCTGGCCCGGGCCGCCGCGCAGGGCCTGCCGCAGCGCACGCTGTCCGAAGGCGCGACCGCGCTGATCCGCGCCTATGCCTTCCCGGGCAATGTGCGCGAGCTGGAGAACATGATGCGCCGCATGGCGCTGACCGCCGCCGGCAACGAAATCTCCGAGGCCGAGGCCCGCGCCGCACTGAGCGAATCGGCGCCGCTGGCGCAGGCCGCGCCCATCCTGCCGTCGCCGCCGCCGAGCCAGCCCGGCCACGGTCCCGCCGCGCCGGGCGCGCCCGCGATGCTGGCCGAGCCGGCGACCATGCGGCTGGCGCAATCGGTCGAGATGCATCTGCAACGCTATTTCGACCTGCATGGCGACGACCTGCCGCCGCCCGGGCTTTACGACCGCATCCTGCGCGAGATCGAAAAGCCGCTGCTGGAGATCGCGCTGGATGCCACCGGCGGCAATCAGCTGAGATGCGCCGATCTTCTGGGGATAAATCGCAATACGTTGCGCAAGAAGCTCACCGACCTGAATATCGAAGTGACAAGGCGCCGCAAGCTGATGTAAAACGGCCACAGATGGCCGCACGCTAGTCGCTGAACGGCCACAGCAAGGCCGCGACACAGCGGCGAAGGCGAAGGCGGGCACGGTGGCAGGCACATTGTCCAGAGGCACATGGGAACGCGTCGCGCGGCTGCGGCGTCTGCGGCTATATCGCAATGCCGCGACGTTGGGGCTGGCGCTGCTGGGTCCGGTGCTGGCGGCGCTGACCTTCGCGGTCATGGGCCCGTTCTCGACCGCCGAGCCGGGCGGCTCGGCGCTGCGGCTGGTGCTGCTGGCGGACCTGCTTTACCTGATCGTGCTGACCGGGCTGGTGGTGGCGCGCATGGCGCGCATCTTTGCCGCACGACGCAAATCCGCCGCCGGCTCGCGGCTGCATACGCGGCTGGTCGGCGTCTTTGCCACCATCGCGCTGGTGCCCACGGTGCTGGTGGCGCTGTTTGCCGGGCTGACGCTGAACATCGGGCTCGAGGGCTGGTTCTCGGGGCAGGTGCAATCGGTGGTGGCCAGTTCGCTTTCCGCCGCCGAGGCCTATCAGGAAGAGCACCGCCGCGACCTGACCAATGACGCCAAGCTGCTGGCCGGCGCGCTGATGCAGGAGGTGCGGCGCAAGCCGCTGCTGGACGACGGCGACCTGCGGCTGCTGCTGACGGAGTATCAGAGCAAGATCCAGCGCGGGCTGCGCGAGGCCTATGTCATCGACGGCAGCGGCACCATCCGCGCCCGCGGCGAGCGCAGCTATCAGTTCTGGTACGAACAGCCGACGCCCGCCGAGTTCGACGAGGCCGCGAGCCAGGGGCTGGTGCTGATCGAGGACTGGAAGAACAACGAATTCCGCGCGCTGGTGCCGCTGACGC
This portion of the Paracoccus sp. N5 genome encodes:
- a CDS encoding response regulator → MDGTVLIADDDRTIRTVLTQALTRAGCRVHATGSLAQLQRWVEEGRGDLVITDVMMPDGNGIDMIPAIRKARPDLPVIVISAQNTIVTAIRATEAAAFDYLPKPFDLPDLMTRAGQALSRRVRRSDPAPAAAVPESAADPTLPLIGHAPAMQNLFRMVARVLNADLPVMIAGEAGVGKTVVARSFHDLSDRREAGFVVLTSADLSEEAIHRAGDRAQGGTLLIEDPAGFDSAAQARLIGMIEAWEVGPGRNQMPRLVSTTGPDPQADVAAGRLRADLYYRLAGVTITVPPLRARVDDIPPLARHLLARAAAQGLPQRTLSEGATALIRAYAFPGNVRELENMMRRMALTAAGNEISEAEARAALSESAPLAQAAPILPSPPPSQPGHGPAAPGAPAMLAEPATMRLAQSVEMHLQRYFDLHGDDLPPPGLYDRILREIEKPLLEIALDATGGNQLRCADLLGINRNTLRKKLTDLNIEVTRRRKLM